From the genome of Bombus huntii isolate Logan2020A chromosome 14, iyBomHunt1.1, whole genome shotgun sequence, one region includes:
- the LOC126872794 gene encoding probable 28S ribosomal protein S16, mitochondrial, with product MPRLPLHPSSGIGVVNAFYPRSIRFVRYGCANRPFYHIVVMPTKSGQHKPPIEQLGTYDPMPNKYNEKLIALNFERIQYWLGQNVTVSKPVAILLGLCGFFPIHPKTYMRAWRNRRKAAEEIERNKSGESESRTETVATG from the exons atGCCACGTTTACCATTGCATCCCTCATCGGGGATTGGTGTTGTGAATGCTTTCTATCCTAGATCGATACGATTTGTTCGTTATGGATGTGCTAACAGACCTTTTTATCACATTGTTGTTATGCCT ACTAAAAGTGGACAACATAAACCCCCGATAGAACAACTAGGTACCTATGACCCTATGCCAAACAAatacaatgaaaaattaattgcttTAAATTTTGAACGGATACAATATTGGTTGGGACAAAATGTAACAGTATCAAAACCAGTAGCAATATTGTTAGGACTTTGTGGTTTCTTTCCAATACATCCAAAAACATATATGAGAGCATGGAGAAATCGAAGAAAAGCTGCagaagaaattgaaagaaataaaagtggAGAATCAGAATCGCGAACAGAAACAGTGGCTACGGGCTAA